The genomic window GCGGCGTTCGAGGTCGTCGCGGATCGGGCGGACCTGCTCCGGGGTGAGGCTGTCCGGGTCGGCGACCTCCCAGTTCTCGTACCGGGTGCCGGGGAAGACGGGGCAGGCGTCGCCGCAGCCCATGGCGATGACCACGTCGGCGGCGCGGACGATCTCGTCGGTCCACGGTTTGGGGTATTCGCCGGTGATGTCGATGCCGCGTTCGGCCATCGCGGTGATGGCGGCCGGGTTGATGGTGGTGCCGGGTTCGGAGCCGCCGGACCAGGCGACCGCCCGGTCGCCGGCCAGGGCGGTGAAGAAGCCCAGTGCCATCTGGGAGCGGCCGGCGTTGTGGGTGCACAGGAACAGCACGACGGGTTTGCCGTCCTGGTGATGGCCTTCGACGCGGGCGAGGGCTTGCAGGCGCTGGCGGGCGAAGCGTTCGGCCAGCAGGGGCAGGTAGTTCGGCACGGTGTGGGCGGTGGCGAACTGGTCGTAGCTGGTGTGCAGGAACCGTTCGATGGTTTCGGGGCCGTAGAGGCCGGTGAACTCGCTGGCCAGCCGGACCGCGGCGGTCCGGAGAGCGAGGTCCTGGTCGATGGAGAGGTCGCGTAGCTCGGGGTGGGTCAGGTCAGCCATGGTCGGCTCCGGTGGTGAGGGCGGGCGCGATCCGGTCGATGCGGTCGGCGAGGTCGGTGTAGGCGGCCTCGAACGCTTCGTCGGTGTCGACGCGGGCGGGGTCGGGCACGGACCAGTGCAGCCGGGGCCGGATCGGGCCGGTGAGGTCTTCGTGGGCGTTGTCGCAGACAGCGATGATCAGATCACCGGCACCGACCACGTCGTCGACGTGGTCGGTGCCGGTCGGGTCGAGGGCCAGACCGTGTTCGTGGGCGACCCGCACCGCCCGGGGATGCACGCGCTGGGCGGGAACGGTGCCGGCGGAGGCGACCTGCCCGCCGATTCGATCCCGCCACAGGGCCGCGGCGAGCTGGGAGCGGGCGGAGTTGTGGGTGCAGACGAACACCACCCGCTGCCCGGCGTCGAGCCGTGGTGCGGTCAGCGTGGACAGCACCCTGGGAACGAGTTGCAGGTAGGTGCGGCGGCGATCGCCTTCGGAGCGGCTGCGCCTCAGCAGACCAGCTTCTTGCAGGACCTTGACGTGGTGGGCGACAAGGTTGGTGGGCATGGCGAGTTCGGCGGCGATCTCGCCGGGAGAGGCGTCGCCGAGGGTGAGCGCGTCGACGATCGCGAGGCGGGCGGGGTCACCGAGTGCAGCGTGGACTCGAGCCCGCGCCGTCAGGGACAAAATTTCAGCGTCCATTGACTCAATTATTACTGAGTCATTCTGGCTGGGCAAGCGAACGTCGGGTGAACACGGCGGCTGTGAGAAGTCGGTGGATCTGATCCGCGCAGCCCAGGAACGGTCTGGCAGGGCTGGCGCGAGAACCGCGGCCTGTGGTGGATCGCCGCCGGCGTGATGGTGCTCGGCGCGTACGGCTTCGTCGCGACCTTTCAACCGGATCCGAACTTCGGCCGGATCCTGGCCGCCTACGGCGGCGTCTTCGTCACCGGATCCCTGATCTGAGGCATGGTCGTGGACAGATTCCGCCCGGACCGGTGGGACCTGCTCGGCGTCGCCGTGATCATGTACGCCCCACGCGGCCCCGCCGCCTCCTGACCGAACCATCGCCCATCTGGACCACGGCGGCGACGCAGCCGGTCACGATGAGCGGGTTGCGCCTTCAGCGTTGCCAGCAGGTCAGGCGACCGCAGGCTCCTCCACGGCGAGCAGCGTGGCGAGCTGGCGCATCAGGCCCGGCCTGGCCCGGTAGTAGACCCAGCTGGCCCGGCGTTCGGCGTCCACCAGGCCGGCTTCTCGTAACACCTTCAGGTGATGCGAGATGGTGGTCCCGGAGAGCGTGAAGGCCGGAGTGAGGTCGCAGACGCAGATCTCCCCGCCGGGCGCCGACGCGATCATCGACATCAGCTGCAACCGGATCGGATCGCCCAGCGCTTTGAACGCCTGGGCGAGGACTCCGGCGGCCTGCGCGGGCACCCGGTCCTGGGCCATCGGCGTGCAGCAGGGCACCGCGTCGAGGTCGATCGGCGGTGACGACACGGCTGGTTTCGACATGCGTCGAGGTTGACAGATGTCGAACCCGCATGCAAGGTGACTTCGACAAGCTTCGGATTCGACAAACCTCGAATCCGGGTACGGCGGATCCCGCCGATCCGCTCTCCTACTCGAACTCACCGAGGAGTCCCCGCCATGAGTAGCGACGCTTCCACCACGGCCACCGCCGGGCAGGACCCGTGCTGCGGCACCGCCGAAGCCGCAGCCCAGGCCGACGCCTGCTGCGCCCCGGCCGCCAAGACCGAAGCGGTCGCCGACGGCGCGAGCTGTTGCGTACCGACCGCTCAAGCCGCGCCGGCCGAGACACGAGAGGCCGGTTGCTGCGGCCCGGCCGGCACCACCAGCGCCGGGGAACTGCTGCCCACGCCTGCCGCCCCTCCGGCCCCGGTCGCTGGCGGTCAGCCGGAGCAGTCGCCGGTCGTGGTGATCGGCGCCGGACCGGTCGGTATGGCCGCTGCCGCCCACCTGCATGAGCAGGGTTTGCCGTTCCTGGTCCTGGAAGCCGGTGACCAGGTCGGCGCGTCGGTGCGGCAGTGGGCGCACGTCGGCCTGTTCAGCCCGTGGCGCTACGACATCGACACCGCCGCCCGCAGGCTGCTCGACGCCGTAGGTTGGGCCGCACCCGACGATGAAACCCTGCCCACCGGCGGCCAGCTTCTCGAGGACTACCTCCAGCCCCTCGCGAAGCTCCCCGAGATCGCCGCGCACCTGCGGTTCAACGTCACGGTGACCGCGATCAGCCGGGTCGGCGCCGACCGGGTCCGCACCGCCGGCCGCGCCGACCTGCCGTTCGTGATCCGTCTCGCCGACGGCACCGAGATCACCGCCAGCGCGATCATCGACGCGTCCGGCACTTGGCGCACCCCCAACCCCCTCGGCGCCAACGGCCTGCCCGCCCACGGCGAACCCGACACCGCCGCGCTGATCGACCATGCCCTGCCCGACGTGCTCAGCGCCGACCGCGACGCCCACGCCGGGAAACACACCATCGTCGTCGGCTCCGGGCACTCCGCCGCGAACACCCTGCTCGACCTGGCCCGCCTCGCCGAGACCACCACCGGCACCCGGATCACCTGGGCCGTGCGCGGCGGGTCCGCCAGCCGCGCGTTCGGCGGCGAGGACGCCGACGAACTACCCGCCCGCGGCGCCCTCGGCAGCGGCCTGCGCATGCTGGTCGACTCCGGCCAGGTCACCCTGGTCACCGGCTTCGGCGTCCACACCGTCCGCCGTACCAGCGACGGCATCGAGCTGATCGCCGCCGACGGCCGCACGCTGACCGCCGACCGGGCCGTGTCGGCCACCGGCTTCCGACCCGACCACGGCATCGCCTCCGAACTGCGCCTGGACCTCGACCCGATCCTGGGCTGCACCCGCACCCTCGCCGACCTGATCGACCCCAACGAGCACTCCTGCGGCACCGTCACCCCGCACGGCTACCGCGAACTCGGCCAGCCCGAACCCAACTACTACGCCGTCGGCATGAAGTCCTACGGACGCGCCCCGACCTTCCTGATGGCCACCGGCTACGAGCAGGTCCGTTCCATCGCCGCCGCCCTCGCCGGTGACTTCGAAGCCGCCGACGACGTGCAGCTCGACCTGCCCGAAACCGGGGTGTGCAGCACCAACCTCGTCGCGGAGAACGCCGCCCGGGAGATCGCCGCCCGCTTCGGCCTGACCCCCGACGTCCCGATCGCCCTTGCCGCCGCCACCATGGCACTACTCCCGGCAGCGGCCAGCACCAGCGACGCGGTCCGGGCCGCCGCCGCACAGATCGGCCTCGACCCGGAGACCGCCTTGCAGATCGCGGCACTGACCGAACAGCCCGGCGCCCTGCCCAGCGTCGCCGGACTGATCAGCCTCACCTCATCCGACGGCGGTAGCTGCTGCGCGTGAGCTCACCCACCCGCACCACGATGCCCGCCGGCCAGCAGGCCGGCGGGCATCACACACTCCTCACCGCGTTCGCAGTCACCCGCAGCCTGGACCCGACCGGAGCCGGCCGTACACGATGGACGATGCGGTGGAAACCTGCCATCGATGCCTTCGCCATCACCTTCAGTGACCGATGGCCAGGAGCCGAGACCTACTAACGAGAACGCCAAAAACACCGCTCGTGGTACACGCCCCCCGCCCGGCTCAGGCGGCTGCGGTGGTCAGCAGATCACGGAGTTGAGCCGCTGTGGGGATTCGTCCGGCGAGAACGACGCGGTCATCAACGACCAGGGCGGGTGTGCTCATCACACCGTAGCCGGCGATGGTGGGATAGTCGGTCACGCTCCTGACCTGGGCCGTCAGGTTCAGGTCAGCGATCGCGGCGCGGGTGAGTTTTTCGAGCGTGTGGCAATTGGCACAGCCGGGTCCGAGGATCTTGATGAACATGATGCCCTGCCTTTCAGAGGATGGCATTGAACAGGTAGCCGGTGGCCACGATGCCGGTGGCGACCACGCCGACGAAGGCGGCCAGCAGCGGTGGCTTGAGGACCCGCCGCAGCAGGATCAGCTCGGGTAGCGAGAGCGCGACGACGCTCATCATGAACGCGAGCACGGTGCCGATCGCCATGCCTTTGGCGTAAAGGACCTCTACCAGCGGAAGGATGCCGGCGGCGTTGGAGTACAGCGGCACCCCGATCGCCACGGCGACCAGTGGGCCGAACGGGTTGTCCGGTCCGGCGACGCGGGTGAAGAAGTCCGCCGGTGCCCAGCCGTGGATCACCGCGCCCAGCCCGATACCTATGAGCAGGTACGGCCACACCTTCCGCAGGATCGTGGCCACTTCCTCGCGGCCCATCACCAAACGGTCCGACCAGGTCAGCCGCTGTCCGGCAACGACGGCCGCGCCGCGCAGGGTGGTCTGGTAGACGAAGTCCTCCACCCAGCGGGACGGGCTGACCCGGCCGAGGACGTATCCGGCGACGGTGGCGATCATCAGTCCGGAGAGCACATAGAGGACGGCGATCCGGGCGCCGAACATGCCGTAGAGCAGCACCACTGCGACCTCGTTGATGAGCGGGCTGGCGATCAGGAACGACAGGGTGACACCGAGGGGCACACCGGCGGCGACGAAACCGATGAACGCCGGCACCGCCGAACACGAACAGAACGGGGTGGCGACACCCAGCCCGGCGGCGGCCAGATTCGCCACTCCCTCACGGCGCCCACCCAGCAGCGCACGGGTGCGCTCCAGGCTCAGGTACGAACGGGCGATCGTGACCACGAAGATGATGCCGGCCAGTAGCAGCACGATCTTGACGCTGTCGTAGAAGAAGAAATGCACACCTGAGCCCAGCCGGGAGCCGGCGTCCAGCCGCAGCCAGTCGTAGACGACAAGGTCCCACCACGGCCGGTTCAGCTGATAGGCGACCAGCCACAAGCCGGCCACGGCAGCCAGCGTCGCGCCCTGCACAGCAGGACGGCGCCAACCGCCCACCGCCGGTGCGGGAATCGATCCGCTGAGCATCACGGTCTCCCGGGAAAAGTGGGAAGAGCGGCCGCGAGCCGGTCGGCCGCACTGTCGGCGATGGCGTAGTCGATCCACCGACCCCGCCGCCGGGCGCTCACCAGGCCTGCCTCACGCAGCACTTTGAGGTGGTACGACAGCAGATTCGCTGCTACCGCCGCGACCGGCCGCAGATCGCACACACACCGGGTCCGGCCGTCGGCCAGGTGGGTGAGTAGCCGCCACCGCACCGGGTCGGCGACCACACCCAGCAGTGCCGACGATTCGATCGCGTTTGCTGCAATCGCCGTTGAAGTGTTCACCACCTCAGCGTCCGCCGGGTCCTCACGTCCCGCGCAGAGTCCGCCGACCCGATTGAGAGGGACCTGCGGGCCGAGCGAGGAAAGGCGGCCCGGAACATGGCCCATGCGATCGCCGCGGAAGCCGAGCCAGGTGCTGAGTTGGTATTGCAGGTGCCGTAGGACGGCGTAGAGGCTCAAGGTTGCCCTGCTGCTGTGGGGTCGGTAGCCGCGTAGCCGGGTGAGGAAAAGCTGAGCAGCGGTGGCGAGGGTGACATGGCGGTGCCAGCCGATCCAGGAACGGCCCTCGAAGTGGTAAAGGCCGATGCCAGTTTGAGCTCGCGATAGTCGTGCTCGATGCGCCAGCGGCTTTCGCGCGCTGGACCATGTCGCTCAGTTCGGTGTCGGCGGGTAGGCCGGACAGCCAGTAGTCGGTGGGTTCTTCTCCCGCCTTGACCGGCCGGACCACGGACGGCAACCAGCCGTTCAGCCCGGAGAGCCTGCGTGGCCTGGTACCCGACCTCGCCGAGCGCGACGTCTACCTGTGCGGACCTGTCGCCATGGCCACCACTGTGCAGCGCAGCCTCCGCGCGTTGTGGGTGCCGGCCCGTCAGCGGCACATCGAGGCGTTCCGCTTGGGCGTCTGACAATCAGCCGAGACGGTGCAGGAGTGGTCGACGTGGCGCCCGATCGCGTCGAAACCGGCCTGCTCGGCGGTGTACCCGGCCTCCGAGGCGAGAGCCCGCGCCCGCTCGGGTTCGCCGGTGGCGAGCAGTTCGGCGTAAGTCAGCTGGGTGCGGGCGACTAACAGTGGAGCGCGAAGGCGGCGGTTGGCGGCGAGAGCGATGCCGGCGGCCTGCTCGCGCCAGTTGTGCAGGATCGGCGCCATGCGGGCCGCGGGCTCGGTGAAGGTGAGACGGTGGCAGACCTCGGCCCACAGCATCAGGGCGGTCGACCAGACCGGCCTCATGATCCGGGCCAGGATCCGCGAGTGATGCCGGCGTGATCGCCTGAACGGTTTGAGGAACTAAGCAGCGTAGGGGACACCGACGATAGCGGTGTCCCCTACGCTGCTTCGCATCGTCTCCCTTGGAAGACCGGGTGGTGCGCCCTTGCTGTTACCGGTTGGTCTCAGCTTCGCTGATGCGGTGCCCCTCGACGTCCGGTGCTGGCGGCGCGTCAGGACCTTGGTGCCCCGGCCGACGGGTGACGATCAGGAAGGCCACGGCGGTGAGGAACACGATGACCGAGGTCCACACGTTGAGTCGCAGGCCCAGGATGTGGTTGACGTCGTCGACCCGCAAGGACTCGATCCAGGCCCGGCCCAAGGTGTAGGCGGCGATGTAGAGCGCGAACACGCGGCTGCCGGTGAGCCGGAATCGCTTCTCGGCCCAGATCAGCAGGAAGAATACCCCGACACACCACAGCGACTCGTACAGGAATGTCGGGTGGTACAAGGCGATGTCGGGGGTGTCGGCGGGACGGTCGTCGGCATCGATGAGCAGCGCCCACGGCGCGGTGGTGGGGCCGCCGAAGAGTTCCTGGTTGAAGTAGTTGCCCCACCTGCCGATCGCTTGGGCCAGGACGAGACCAGGGGCCACCGCGCCGGCGAACGCGGTCAGCGAGATGCCGCGGCGGCGGCAGCCGATCCAGGTACCGACGGCACCGAGCGCGACGGCTCCCCAGATTCCGAGTCCGCCTTGCCAGATGTACAGGGCT from Actinoplanes derwentensis includes these protein-coding regions:
- a CDS encoding arsenate reductase ArsC, which translates into the protein MADLTHPELRDLSIDQDLALRTAAVRLASEFTGLYGPETIERFLHTSYDQFATAHTVPNYLPLLAERFARQRLQALARVEGHHQDGKPVVLFLCTHNAGRSQMALGFFTALAGDRAVAWSGGSEPGTTINPAAITAMAERGIDITGEYPKPWTDEIVRAADVVIAMGCGDACPVFPGTRYENWEVADPDSLTPEQVRPIRDDLERRVRTLLDQFAIPAS
- a CDS encoding arsenate reductase/protein-tyrosine-phosphatase family protein is translated as MDAEILSLTARARVHAALGDPARLAIVDALTLGDASPGEIAAELAMPTNLVAHHVKVLQEAGLLRRSRSEGDRRRTYLQLVPRVLSTLTAPRLDAGQRVVFVCTHNSARSQLAAALWRDRIGGQVASAGTVPAQRVHPRAVRVAHEHGLALDPTGTDHVDDVVGAGDLIIAVCDNAHEDLTGPIRPRLHWSVPDPARVDTDEAFEAAYTDLADRIDRIAPALTTGADHG
- a CDS encoding ArsR/SmtB family transcription factor; this encodes MSKPAVSSPPIDLDAVPCCTPMAQDRVPAQAAGVLAQAFKALGDPIRLQLMSMIASAPGGEICVCDLTPAFTLSGTTISHHLKVLREAGLVDAERRASWVYYRARPGLMRQLATLLAVEEPAVA
- a CDS encoding NAD(P)-binding domain-containing protein; amino-acid sequence: MAAAAHLHEQGLPFLVLEAGDQVGASVRQWAHVGLFSPWRYDIDTAARRLLDAVGWAAPDDETLPTGGQLLEDYLQPLAKLPEIAAHLRFNVTVTAISRVGADRVRTAGRADLPFVIRLADGTEITASAIIDASGTWRTPNPLGANGLPAHGEPDTAALIDHALPDVLSADRDAHAGKHTIVVGSGHSAANTLLDLARLAETTTGTRITWAVRGGSASRAFGGEDADELPARGALGSGLRMLVDSGQVTLVTGFGVHTVRRTSDGIELIAADGRTLTADRAVSATGFRPDHGIASELRLDLDPILGCTRTLADLIDPNEHSCGTVTPHGYRELGQPEPNYYAVGMKSYGRAPTFLMATGYEQVRSIAAALAGDFEAADDVQLDLPETGVCSTNLVAENAAREIAARFGLTPDVPIALAAATMALLPAAASTSDAVRAAAAQIGLDPETALQIAALTEQPGALPSVAGLISLTSSDGGSCCA
- a CDS encoding thioredoxin family protein, which gives rise to MFIKILGPGCANCHTLEKLTRAAIADLNLTAQVRSVTDYPTIAGYGVMSTPALVVDDRVVLAGRIPTAAQLRDLLTTAAA
- a CDS encoding permease; this encodes MLSGSIPAPAVGGWRRPAVQGATLAAVAGLWLVAYQLNRPWWDLVVYDWLRLDAGSRLGSGVHFFFYDSVKIVLLLAGIIFVVTIARSYLSLERTRALLGGRREGVANLAAAGLGVATPFCSCSAVPAFIGFVAAGVPLGVTLSFLIASPLINEVAVVLLYGMFGARIAVLYVLSGLMIATVAGYVLGRVSPSRWVEDFVYQTTLRGAAVVAGQRLTWSDRLVMGREEVATILRKVWPYLLIGIGLGAVIHGWAPADFFTRVAGPDNPFGPLVAVAIGVPLYSNAAGILPLVEVLYAKGMAIGTVLAFMMSVVALSLPELILLRRVLKPPLLAAFVGVVATGIVATGYLFNAIL
- a CDS encoding ArsR/SmtB family transcription factor codes for the protein MNTSTAIAANAIESSALLGVVADPVRWRLLTHLADGRTRCVCDLRPVAAVAANLLSYHLKVLREAGLVSARRRGRWIDYAIADSAADRLAAALPTFPGRP
- the lgt gene encoding prolipoprotein diacylglyceryl transferase encodes the protein MSLAYLPSPSPGVWHLGPFPIRAYALCILVGIVVAVLITQRRWVARSGNAEDVTDIATWAVPFGIIGGRLYHVITDPQLYFAPGRNPAAALYIWQGGLGIWGAVALGAVGTWIGCRRRGISLTAFAGAVAPGLVLAQAIGRWGNYFNQELFGGPTTAPWALLIDADDRPADTPDIALYHPTFLYESLWCVGVFFLLIWAEKRFRLTGSRVFALYIAAYTLGRAWIESLRVDDVNHILGLRLNVWTSVIVFLTAVAFLIVTRRPGHQGPDAPPAPDVEGHRISEAETNR